The [Clostridium] celerecrescens 18A genomic sequence ATTGGTAAGATCACCCAGATCATCGGTGCCGTACTGGATATCAAGTTCAGCCAGGGCAAGCTGCCGGATATCAATGAAGCGATTGATATCACTGCAAAAGATGGCGGCAGACTGGTTGTAGAAGTATCTCAGCATCTTGGCGATGATACGGTAAGATGTATCGCCATGGGATCCACCGATGGACTGGTACGTGGTATGGATGCGGTGGCTACCGGCGCTCCGATTACCGTACCGGTTGGAGAGGAGACATTGGGACGTATATTTAACGTTCTGGGTGATCCGATCGATAATAAACCGGCACCGGAAGTAAAAGAGCATTTTCCGATTCACAGACCGGCTCCCACCTTTGAGGAGCAGTCTACGGAAACGGAGGTTCTGGAAACCGGTATCAAGGTCGTTGACCTTCTCTGCCCTTATCAAAGGGGTGGTAAGATCGGCCTATTCGGTGGTGCAGGAGTAGGTAAAACAGTATTAATTCAGGAGCTGATCCGTAACATAGCCACAGAGCACGGCGGATATTCCGTATTCACCGGCGTTGGCGAGCGCACCCGTGAAGGGAATGACCTTTATCACGAGATGCAGGAATCAGGCGTTATTAATAAAACAACCATGGTGTTTGGACAGATGAATGAGCCGCCGGGTGCCCGTATGAGGGTAGGCCTTACCGGCCTTACCATGGCTGAGTATTTCCGTGATCAGGGCGGAAAAGATGTACTTTTATTTATTGACAATATTTTCCGTTTCACCCAGGCAGGATCTGAGGTTTCCGCTCTGCTTGGACGTATGCCTTCCGCAGTAGGCTATCAGCCGACGCTGCAGACCGAGATGGGTGCTCTTCAGGAGAGAATCACTTCCACGAAGAATGGTTCCATTACATCGGTTCAGGCAGTTTACGTTCCGGCCGATGACTTAACGGACCCGGCTCCGGCCAACACATTCGCCCATCTGGATGCAACCACGGTACTTGACCGTTCCATCGTGGAGCTGGGTATTTATCCGGCGGTTGATCCCCTTGGTTCCACATCCAGAATTCTTGATCCCCGTATCGTAGGAGAGGAACACTACCGTGTTGCCCGCGGGGTTCAGGAAGTGCTTCAGAAGTATAAAGAGCTTCAGGATATCATTGCCATGCTGGGTATGGATGAGCTTTCTGAGGAAGATAAGATCACGGTGGCCCGTGCAAGAAAGATCCAGAGATTTTTATCTCAGCCTTTCTTCGTTGCAGGACAGTTCACCGGACTGGAAGGCCGCTATGTGCCGCTTTCTGATACCATTCAAGGCTTTAAGGAGATTTTGGAAGGTAAACATGATGATATTCCGGAGAGCTATTTCTTAAATGCAGGCAGCATTGAGGACGTTCTTGCCCGTGTGAAAAAATAGGGGGTGGGAATATGGCTGATTTATTTAAACTGCAGATCATTACTCCGGAACGGAAGTTTTACGAGGGAGAGGCTTCTATGGTGGAGCTTACTACCACGGAAGGGGATATCGGCGTATACCGGAATCATATTCCCATGACTGCCATTGCTGCTCCGGGAGTCTTAAAGATTCACGAGGAGGGCGGAGTGAAGAATGCGGCCCTGATGTCTGGTTTTGTTGAGATTTTACCAGAGAAGATCGTCATTATGGCGGAAGTTGTGGAATGGCCGGAAGAAATCGATGCAAACCGTGCAGAGGAGGCTAAGATTCGTGCAGAACGCCGCTTAAAGGAACAGAGCGGAAAAATTGATAATGCTAGAGCGGAAGCTGCTCTGAGAAGAGCTCTTATAAGGCTTTCACTTACAAAGTAAAGAAAAGGGATTTGAACCTTTTAAAACAGGTTCAGATCCTTTTTTATTGACCTGCAGGGAAGCGTTATGGTATCATTATTGCAGTTAAAACGTAAAGAATCTGGGATAATCCGGCACTTATGGATTAAACCCTTCTTTTGTGGTATACTATTATGCAGATTATATAAACAGGGGGATAGTATTATGAAGAAAACATCATTAGTGATTATGGCGGCGGGCATTGGCAGCCGGTTTGGCGGAGGAATCAAACAGCTGGAACCGGTAGGACCAAGCGGTGAGATTATCATGGACTATTCCATATACGATGCACTGAATGCCGGATTTGACAAAGTTGTGTTCATCATAAGAAAGGATCTGGAACAGGATTTTAAGGAGATCATAGGTAAGAGGATCGAAAAGATTGCTCATGTGGAGTACGCTTATCAGGAGCTTGATGACCTTCCAAAAGGTTATACGAAACCGGCCGACAGAACAAAGCCATGGGGAACCGGCCAGGCGCTTTTATGTGCAAAAACGGTGATTCATGAACCTTTTGTGGTGATCAATGCGGATGATTATTACGGGAAAGAAGGTTTTATAAAGATTCATGAATACCTGGTGAATAAGATGGATCCAATGTCAAAGCCTTTTGATATCTGCATGGGAGGATTTATTCTGGGCAATACCTTAAGCGAAAATGGCGGTGTGACCCGTGGGGTATGCCAGGTGGATGAAAGAGGAATCTTAAAAGGGGTTACAGAGACATACGAAATCAGACAATGCGAAGACTGGGCAGAAGGGCGCAGTGAGGAAGGAACCCCTGTGAAGATCCCTTTGAACCAGAATGTTTCCATGAATATGTGGGGGCTTTCCCCTGCGTTTCTTGAGGAGCTGGAGAGAGGATTCCCGGGCTTTTTGACCGGTTTAAAAGAAGGGGATGTGAAAACGGAATATCTGCTTCCTAAGATCATCGATAAGCTTGTTCAGTCCCAGAAAGCGCAGGTAACGGTGCTTGAAACAAGAGACCGGTGGTTTGGAGTGACCTATAAAGAGGACAAGCCCGCTGTGGCTGCGGCTATCCGGAACCTGGTTTCCGAAGGTGTATATCCGGAGCGCCTGTTCGATGTAAGGTAATAATAATAAACGGTTTTCTGATCGGCTGTACATCAGAAAACCGTATTTTCATTTAAGGGGATTTTGCACTTTCCCTTTTTGCTTTGCATACTATAGTGTTGTATAAGCAGAAAGCAGGGAGTGATAACAGCCGTGCCGTTTAACCCGGATTATACTTATGGAAACAGATTTCAGGAACTGGAGCCATATATGCTTTATGGCGACAGGAGTGCCGCAGAGCGTTCCTTTGAAAGAAAAGATTCCATTGTGCAGGATTTGGAATATTTACAAGGAATGTACCCAGGACATATGAAACGTTTGCAGGAATACGTAGTCTCAGCGTGTGATCATCTGGATTATAAAAACAGTCCCATGTATGACGAATATCCGGATCGTTTGATGATCAACCAGGTCTGCGATTCCATCTGTGACCAAATACGCAGGGATGGTATCCTGATTGATGAACTGGCAGCAGAGCCAGGAGATACAGAACAGTCAGCTGCAGAGCAGGAAAGAGCAGAACAAATGGAGTGGGGAGCAGACGATATGGATGAATCGGATCTGTTGTCCCAGGACCGTGATTCGTCATGGGATCGCCCGCCGTGGGGACCAAGGGGGCCGAGGGGCCCAAGAGGACCAAGAGGACCAAGAGGACCGTGGGGGCCAAGAGGGCCATGGGGACCCTGCGGACCATGGGGGCCATGTGGACCGAGAGGACCGTGGGGACCATGGGGGCCATGGGGACCGAGAGGACCTTGGGCCCAGAGTCTCGATGATGGTTGGCTGGATGGCGTCGTTAACGTACTTTTGCTTAATGAGATGCACCGCAGGAGATGCCGCAGCGGACTTTGCACATAGGAGAAGAAAAGCAGTTGTCCTTTAAAGGACAGCTGCTTTTTATATGGTTATCCGCATGGATGGTTCTGCGTAACGTTTAACGAATGTTTAAGAAAGTTTTCATTGTAGTTTTGGATATTATTGTATACAATAAAGAAGACAAGGTTAAAAGACAAGTAGAGGAAATTCAGGATGAATCGAATGGTAAAAAAAATAGGAATCTTATCTGCGGTTTTTGTAGCGGCAATCGCAGTTTATTTTATGTGGAATCAGAAAGATACGGAAAAAAGTGATGTTATGGTATATACCTCCATGGAGGAGGCGGCTTTGCCTGTGGTATATTCCGATATGTACGGAAGAAAGATGAACCTTCTCCACGGGTACACCCAGGATATGAAGCAGGCAGTTTCCAGGGAAGCCCTTACCGTACTTCCTGCAGACAGGTCTATGAACATACAGATATCGGATTATAAAGGCAGCATCCAGGGGATCGAGTATGAAGTCCGAAGCATGGATCTGGGACGTCTGGTGGAACGGACAGAGGTAGATACATGGAACGAAGGAGAGGGAGGCGTCACGGCCACGCTTCCGATCCAGAATCTTTTGACAAAGGATAAGGAATACCTTCTCATTCTGACACTGAATACCTCGGGGAATGGGAAGCTGCTTTATTATACCCGCATCATGTGGACGGACAGCACCAATGCAAAGGATATGATCGATTTTGCAGTTGATTTTACGACCCGGACCTTTGATTATGATCAGGCCCGGCAGCTTACCACTTATCTGGAAACCAGCGAGGGAGAGGATAACAGCTCCCTTGGCCATGTAACCATTCGCTCCAGCTTTTCCCAGCTTACATGGGGAGGACTATCCGTGAAACCGGCAGGAGACATACGGGTTACTCTTAAAGACTTAGATGGAATCATGTGCAGCGTGAAACTGGACTATGAGGTGTCCAGGACCGGAGAAGATGATATTCAGGAGCTTTATGAGGTGGAAGACAGTTATACAATGAAATGGGACAGTAGGCGTATCTACCTTATGGATTTTGAACGGAATACCAATCAGGTGTTCTCCGGCCAGAAAGGATTGTTCTCCGGTAAACGGATTATGCTGGGGGTTTCAAACCCGGATGAAATACGGACGGCTAAAAGCCCTTCAGGGGATTGCCTGGCCTATGTGGTAAACCGGGATTTATGGGCCTTTGACCAGAACCGTGAGCATGCGGTAAAGGTGTTCTCCTTCCGAAGCGGCGTAGACGACGGGCTTCGCAGCGGCTACAACCAGCATGATATTAAGATATTGTCGGTGAAAGATAACGGGGATGTGGATTTTCTGGTTTATGGGTATATGAACCGGGGAATTCACGAAGGAAGTTTAGGTGTCGCCATGTATCAGTACAGCAGTCAGGACAATGCCACCACGGAGCGTTTCTTCACTCCTGTGACCCTGTCCTTTGAGATGCTTAAGGAAGACATTGAACAGCTGGCTCATGTGGGAACCAATGGGATGCTTTATCTGATGGCGGACCGGGCGGTTTACGGTATTGATTTAAACAGCAATGAATATATGGTCCTGGCGGACTCCCTGGTTGAGGGCGGATATGCGGTCAGCAGCAGATCCAGCCGGTTTGCCTGGCAGGAGAGCAGTGACCTTTATGGAGCCGGAGTGGTTCATCTTATGGATCTGGATACCGGAGTGAAACGGGAGATAACCGGTGGCGAGAATAATATTTACAGGCCCCTTGGATTTGTAGGGGATGACTTCATTTACGGAATTGCCCGAAAAGGCGACGTATGGGTGCAAAACGGAAGAACAAAGGATGCTCCCATGTACCGGATCGAGATCATGGACCAAAGCGGAAAGATCGTTAAGGAATATGAACATGAGAATGTATATATCGCAGATGTGTCCGTGGATGACAGCCGGATCCATCTGACTCAGATATCAAAATCCGGTGATCAGTCCTATGTTGCTTTTAAACAGGATACCATTGTCTGTAACCAGGAGCTTACAGACGGAGAGATGGAAGGCATTGGCTGGTATGCCTCAGAGGACAGGAGAAAGCTGTATTTTGTCCAGTTGGATAAAGACGCGGTAAGCCGGGACGTAAAAATTTCGGTTCCCAAAAAGGTAGCCTATGAGACCACGGAAGTGGTGGAGCTGAAGGGGAATGCCAGAAACCAGGAAAACCGGTTTTATGCCTATGGGGGAAGCCATTATCTCGGAGGCAGCCGCAGCTTTACGGATGCCCTTGCCCTTGCCTATGATAAAATGGGTGTTGTGACCGATAAGAATCAGGAAATCATATGGAGCCGGGTGAACCGTCCGCCGGTCCGCAATATGAAGGAGCCTCTAAAAACAGGAGCAGTCTTTCTTCGGAACCTGGAAGGGTTTACTGATAACAGCTTCTATGGGGATGGTGTCCTTATGTTAGATGCCAGGGGCTGCACCTTAAGCCAGGTATTGTATTTCATCGGTCATGGATGTCCGGTGGCAGCCTATACAATTCAGGGCGGCTATGTGCTCCTTTCCGGCTATGATTCCTATAATGTAACAGTCTATAATCCGGAATCCGGAGAGAGCCAGAAGATGGGCTTAAATGATGCCTCTGCATACTTTGCCGGCCAGGGGAATGACTTTGTCTGCGGAGTATTTACGGAATAGAAAATGCGTTCTCTTTACAAATTCATAAGATATGTTATAATCATTAAAGGCTAATGGATGAAATTTAAGAAATTTGTAATAGATAACATGATAATCAGAGGTGTGAAATGGAGCAGTATATTATGAAGGGCGGAAATCCCCTGGTCGGTGAAGTGACCATTGGCGGAGCAAAGAATGCCGCTTTAGGAATTCTGGCAGCAGCGATCATGACAGACGAGGATGTTCTGATCGATAATTTACCTGATGTCAGAGATATAAATGTGTTGCTGGAGGCTATAGAGGAGATCGGTGCCAAGGTAGAACGGATTGACAGGCATACGGTCCGCATCAATGGAAAGACCATCCGGGAAGTTTCCGTAGATGATGATTATATCCGTAAGATCAGGGCTTCCTATTAT encodes the following:
- the atpD gene encoding F0F1 ATP synthase subunit beta gives rise to the protein MAGQNIGKITQIIGAVLDIKFSQGKLPDINEAIDITAKDGGRLVVEVSQHLGDDTVRCIAMGSTDGLVRGMDAVATGAPITVPVGEETLGRIFNVLGDPIDNKPAPEVKEHFPIHRPAPTFEEQSTETEVLETGIKVVDLLCPYQRGGKIGLFGGAGVGKTVLIQELIRNIATEHGGYSVFTGVGERTREGNDLYHEMQESGVINKTTMVFGQMNEPPGARMRVGLTGLTMAEYFRDQGGKDVLLFIDNIFRFTQAGSEVSALLGRMPSAVGYQPTLQTEMGALQERITSTKNGSITSVQAVYVPADDLTDPAPANTFAHLDATTVLDRSIVELGIYPAVDPLGSTSRILDPRIVGEEHYRVARGVQEVLQKYKELQDIIAMLGMDELSEEDKITVARARKIQRFLSQPFFVAGQFTGLEGRYVPLSDTIQGFKEILEGKHDDIPESYFLNAGSIEDVLARVKK
- the atpC gene encoding ATP synthase F1 subunit epsilon: MADLFKLQIITPERKFYEGEASMVELTTTEGDIGVYRNHIPMTAIAAPGVLKIHEEGGVKNAALMSGFVEILPEKIVIMAEVVEWPEEIDANRAEEAKIRAERRLKEQSGKIDNARAEAALRRALIRLSLTK
- a CDS encoding nucleotidyltransferase family protein → MKKTSLVIMAAGIGSRFGGGIKQLEPVGPSGEIIMDYSIYDALNAGFDKVVFIIRKDLEQDFKEIIGKRIEKIAHVEYAYQELDDLPKGYTKPADRTKPWGTGQALLCAKTVIHEPFVVINADDYYGKEGFIKIHEYLVNKMDPMSKPFDICMGGFILGNTLSENGGVTRGVCQVDERGILKGVTETYEIRQCEDWAEGRSEEGTPVKIPLNQNVSMNMWGLSPAFLEELERGFPGFLTGLKEGDVKTEYLLPKIIDKLVQSQKAQVTVLETRDRWFGVTYKEDKPAVAAAIRNLVSEGVYPERLFDVR